A single region of the Streptomyces diastaticus subsp. diastaticus genome encodes:
- a CDS encoding cold-shock protein translates to MATGTVKWFNAEKGFGFIEQDGGGADVFAHYSNIATSGFRELLEGQKVTFDVTQGQKGPQAENIVPA, encoded by the coding sequence ATGGCTACTGGCACCGTGAAGTGGTTCAACGCGGAAAAGGGCTTCGGCTTCATCGAGCAGGACGGCGGCGGCGCCGACGTCTTCGCCCACTACTCGAACATCGCCACCTCCGGCTTCCGTGAGCTGCTGGAAGGCCAGAAGGTCACGTTCGACGTCACGCAGGGCCAGAAGGGCCCGCAGGCCGAGAACATCGTTCCTGCCTGA